The DNA region TCATATGAAATACttatatctgtatttattGTGTAGGCGACGGACGCGAGGATAGCGGGTGGGACGTTTTCGCTCTACAATACCGTGTGGACGGACCCCTGGGTACCTTGTTCCCGGCCACGTGTGCCGCCCGTTATAGAGCTCTCTTCACACAGCTGTGGCGCGTTAAGAGGATCGAACACGCCCTGCATCACGCCTGGCGCGACTACGCTATACTACAGAAGAGGCTGAAACACATGCCCGGTCAGTacacttaatttattatcattgacAGTTGTTTCAACTACTTTTGATcctaatttgaaattttaaactacgTCCCATGTCCTAAAAAACACTCAAACATGTACTAAGAACATTCGACGggacattatttaataatactataccTTATAATCGTTATAGATCTAAATTCTAAAtcacaaattaaaacaaatattaaggtataataagttttcaatatatacagataattgaaattgaatgcttgaaaaaaaaaatgaacctACCATGGGCTTGTATTAAGAAACTATCAGTATAGTTAGTATCCAGATTGTTAATTGGTATCAGAGGTGTGGGGTCTGATGCGTCGCGTGTCGTGTCTCCGTGCGGAGGCGCTCCGTCTGTGCGGCGCCTTACAGGAGGCGAGCTGTGAGGGCGCGGAGACCGCGTGGGCAGAGCTGCTGGCCGCCGCCGCTGAGAGGAGACATCTTGACACACTACTGGCTCTGCACCACCGAGCTCTAGACCGACACTCCATACACGCCATGATACACCACACCACGCAGGTATACAactgtaaataatgtatagtCAGCCACAAAGTTGCTATCAATCGTTTAATTTCTCCTAGCAAGGGATACAAAAGTGTGAGTtacgattataaaatatatcacatagAAATTATccaacaaacaaattaaaaatatttatttataattatacaatataataaaaattaaaattagaaaatgaGTAGTCTAATATATGTTTACCTATTTGCTATACTATAGGAACTGCAGTCATATTTGGGCAATGTATTAAACGAAATATTAGCTTTACGAAGCTTCGAGACTACGCTTCACACTGGAATCAGTGCGGAGCTTGAGCGAAGAGACCAACTGAGAGAGTTGAAGGCTGAACGAATTTCTCGAGGTGGTATACCTAACTTATTAacttgacaaaaaaaaaacagtattttaatGAGTTTTCGTTTTTCTTTCAGAAAATTTGAGTATTAGTcggtttatataatatttataatttatttatttactaacaatAGACGGTTTTTTAGGAGAATATGCTTTCACGAGTGCCGACGAAGCgttagataaagaaaaaaggaaaatatttcaacagtTCTTAGCCAATAGGAAAGCAGATTTGAATGTTTGGGCAAGAAGTTACAGGTGAGTGGAACTATTCCACGtatcataaatatacaacaacaATCAAAACAAggattttgaaaataacacTCGTAAAATTTTTCAGAGGTCATGTGACAACCCTGATATTAAAACTAGCGCTCCACACGGAAGTGTCGCTACAGACGTTGGCTTTCCGCCTCGATTACAGCGACTTCTACAAACGCGGAGACGCCAAGTTACATGAACCGCTCACCTACCAGCATAAGAGATTGAGCGAGATAGGACTACACGCAGCAAGggtaattttttgtatcataTACATCATTAATTGAATGATAATGCTTTAAACATATGtttgatcttatatttattattttcagaataAATTGATAGACCATTCCAGAAAAAAGTGACACCTTGTCTCTACGGAAGCATCCGATGTCAGTAGCATTTGCATGTCGGAATGGTTTTGTCTTCATTCAACTATGAAGCGaatgttataaacaataactaGAACTGGTTTATTAATGATTGGTTTTGTATAATTGATAAGAATGTACGATATAAAACCTATATAtgctaacaaaaaaatatttaatatggaccagtgttaatataataacgaatAAGATGCCGTTTTTATTCACTAATGCatgatataattcaaaatgatATAGACAGTAACAAAtgcttgaaaattttaattatgtaaatgtaaaataaaataatttgttaatataacctttgtatttttattctgttctctttttttttataaacaaacaattctCATTTGTTGGTTTCAAAAGTGGAAGACTTACAAATAACGTTTTGTTTCTGTCTAGTTTATAAAATCCAGACACGAATGTATTTcaacagttttaaataaaaaccaaataattccaaaaaattaaatataaattagagtacataaatttttttattttataattcatttcattttacctTTTCCGGTCTTATATAGATGTGaacaaaaagaatttttgaTTCAATTCCGTACGCGAATCATAGATAATATACTAAGAAAAAGAATGACCTCGAGTCTTATAAATCAATGAcagttatttgaattttcaaaACTTTGAAGAACTTTGTCGACTTTCTGGTGgtggttaaaatattaaattatctgtaactAAACTTAAAGTTCCTAAAAACTTACATTATGGCTTCCcaagaaattgaaaatttgGATGAAGAAGTCAAGGAACTCTTACAAAACTACAAATACAAGAAAGCTACTATTTACGAGCCTTGTACACatcaaaattacaaagaaTGTTTGATTGGTCTAAGTGAggtaaataattgtatatttatttaatttcccggtaaatttttaatttctgatTATTTACTGATAATTATATTCCTCCAGGAATTgagtttattgaatattacttATACCTTTAATCCTCACACTGATGTTGAAAACGATACTTTACGTCCAGAGGCCTTagttctatttattaattctgtaTGGACACTTCTACATTATCATAAGAATACAATAGAAAAGGTCGACCGATTAATGGAGCATAACCACATCCTTGaacataataacaaacaaCTCACTGTAAGTATTGcttccaattttaaaatacacatgCTATccactttataaaaatgtgcTATAAACccaaattttgtaataatatcataCATGCAGTAATATCAATAAccgtatttttttcaaaaatatttatgttttagtttACAGCAGGCAAACTAAAAGACAAATtgaatacagaaaaaaatgaaTCCAGAGCATGTGTTGCATCTGCACAAAGAGTATCGGATCAATCCAATGAGATGTATCAGAAACTGTTAGACgctaaaaacaaattgaagcAGATCACAAAGCAAAGAGAAACAAATGAAAAGATATACCAGAATAAGATAACACGACTGAAGATTGAAAAtgagaaattattaaactcGCAAAGAAATAAATCCGGTAAACTCTCTTCTCTCAGTTATcaaggatattttatttttatgataatataattaatttaaccttACAGACAGCTACACTTCTTGCACTGATGTGTGCGATTCAACTCTAATGCAGCTGAAGGATCGGGAACGAAAACAAAGGGCCTTAATAGCTCAGCTTCAAGCTAACAACCAGGAACTGTTGAGAGAAGTGTTGGCTCTGAAGGAAGAACTCATACTTGAAGGAATTAACAGTGTAGCAATCAaaaagtgattttaaatttattatgatttataattttttataagcaaaTTGTGGTAGTGAGTAATGGCATGATAATTGAAGTTGaccaacatttatttaacatacaatttttttatagaatttgcATAGATCTGGTATGTgtcaataagtaatttataggCATTCTTAAAGACCTActaatgaaaaactttattcGTAGGTAACAATTCTTGtagaaactgaaataaaagctagattttttatttagttagatACTCTTTTGGTTACTGAATTCAAACCTACCACTTCTGAAAAAGTAATGTACTTGAAGCTGaatgtgttaattttttctaatttattattttctatgtggGAAAAGATATAAGTTTGAGTAATTCGAGCATTGTATGGTACAGAAAAGCAACAACATTCCCCGgtgaaaaaagataaatttacatttaaaattgcatATAAAGTTGACAcaatcttaatttataataaacaatataatagttaCCAACAATTCTGataatttttagatatttttatgtagtaaTGTTCCTTATCCAGTATTGTTTATGTTAGTTATAAGGACAAGGGCTGaccaaagtaattttattactagagTGATAACTGAGTACTTAACTTTTGACTGTGATGATTATGTTTGTTATGatatcaattttttaatacacgattaatataaaaatgtgttttattacatttaccaTATAAACCAGGCACCGGTATATAAACCAGTTTCTGAAATACAGGTGCTGTTATTTAACGATTAAATTTCATGGATTTCATGTATTGTTTTGTGATAGATTTTATACACAGATgtgacttaaaatttaattggagTACCTATttagtattgttattattattttttattattaatttaacaaattataattagagaAATGTAcgaaatttgtattatattaatcacCACACATAGAAAAGGGGGGGGGGTGTTATAGTTTGACGTTGATGTGTCTGTGGCTTTGAAGCTACCAAAACGGATCGACTGATATCGATgaagtttttttcatttgaatgccAATTTCCTTGGAATAGTTCTTAGTTCTTTGGTTATTGCGGCCCAAGAAGCGGCGGTCTTAGCCGTGTTCCAAAATTATGTAACTCCTTTGTGACCTATTGTTTCTCGATTAGGTTTTTTATGCTTGCCAGCATGTCGTTAAATGACAATTAACGTAGcgtagtttttttatgtaataatgcTCAGTTATTATTCGTAATAACATTGCGATtctactattataaaatgtacactaatattatttccacGTTATATTCAAACAGGGCTTTGTAAGGAACTTTCAGTGGTGGAGTTTGTGTTAGTACTGCTGCTATAAATGTCTACAGTCCACGGACAATGAATAGAGTCTTCTTTGTGCTAATTATAGTGTAATTTGAATGACACATTGCATAAAAATAAGTGTtgtttaatagtattaatttgtCAGTgaaaagtatatgtatatatgatgcagtttaaataagaaacaatgtctgcaattttacaaaaatttaaaaactagtaAAAATTTGGGTAATTATAAACGGTAATTATGATACGTGTACGAATAGAGTTTGTTAAGACGATTGTTTTAGAAAGTACCACATTTGTTTACGTTGGTATGACTGTTTGGTGGTTTgaaattcatcatcatcagcctatcggagcccactgctgagcaaaggcctcttctcacatggagaaggttagagcattaatcaccacgcttgctcaagacgggttggcaatttcaatcttataatttaaaattataagaccaagtttcctcacgatgttttccttcaccgtccgtcagtggtgtctaaatactcttagaaaatacatatgacttggaaaagatcacattggttcTTGCCAGgttttcgaacccgcgccctcacgtataaGAGgtgggcctttaacctccaggccaccacgacttttttTGAAAGTATCTCGCGAATATACTGCACAAGCGATGAATTGAGATAATAGTAAGTTCACAAATTACTAGACGAGCGCTGTTTGTTATGTCTAGcgggtttaaataataaaaacattttgggTATCCTCAAGATCATAGTGGGAAAGCTATTAATGAGATAGGGCGATAATCACCTACCAATTAATTTCTACCTACTATCAGGTAGAATGACAGTAAAACGCTATCCAGTcgataaaaaaagtttattattaattaatataactttttctcCTTAATTTTTTGCGACAATCTTTGCTATAAAAGTTATGAAAGAAGTTCTTAAATACAGTAAGATATCTCTTCCTTAAAACTGATTGTTATATGAACTTAATGTAacattaagataaaatgttttatgtaaagttTTATTGGCTTTCAAAGTTTTGAAGAAGACATTATCGTGTGATACCTAGTAGGTAGCTGTCATAGAAATCGCAGCTAGGTTTGTTGCAATTTGAATTATGTATGTTTAGTAATTTAAGTACCGACGTATTTAATATGCATCAGTAAAAGTGTACCTAAGTATTATGCGGTTtaacaaattactttataaatgttcAGACCTAATGCAGAAAGGATCCAGATTAACTTTTAGGTTTTCGTGGCTACGCGTatctaaaaagaaaattaaaaataacaaaatcgtGGATTATCAAATTCGTACcactttttcttaatatatccAGTACTATAGAGCCGGAGTGTGCTTGTGAAGGTAAAAAATAATGGCTTTTTCAATAATGCTTAACATTAAACATGCGTAAAATGAGTTAAGAAACAACAACATAATACTCAAGTCAAAGTTAGAAGGTTGACGTGAcatcgtttatataaaatcaaattttggatttaaataatttatgtttatttcgtattttttgcCACTTACTGCGGCTAAATGAAACGTGGtgtggtaaaataaaataagggacttttgtattttgttcgAGTACTACATGTCtttgttataagtattttaatatcgttATAATTCATAAGACAATAACCCTAGTAACATTAGTAAGTACTTaactatttgttaatataaaaaaaaaactttgggTTATATTTTCAGACTACCGTAATTATCTTAAATGTATCTCTAATGATCAATTATAGTCAATAACAAGTTAAACAATTAAGATAAAGGAaaacgattttatatatttatagaatatatgtttaaacagGTTTATGTATATGTCGAGTCGAGTCGAGTAACATATGGATGTTACTTatcactaatattttatagaacaataataattattgatgatacattaatatatgttactcTAAGcatgtgttataaaattggAAGGAATATgtctattgaattaattactaattGTATTGGCAGAGGCCTTCCGCGGATACGAGTACGATGTTGTGCGGCCAACGGCTATTTTGCTATGACAAACCGCAGTTGAATCACgcgcattttaatatttgtgatcATTTCGCACTTAACCACGAAAGTGTGCGCGCGTcttgtttcaattaaaattggcGCCTTATCACTAATGTTTCTTCGCGTTTGATAAGATCGTTACATCACCAAGTGATAAGAATCTTCAAGGACCTATTTGTCTTACAGGAttgaatcatttttaaaatccgATATGTTACGGTTGCCGCTGGTCGAGCGTTAAAACAAAAGACAATTGTTGTTACTACAGTGTATATAGTGTGTGACTGTTTTTTGAATGCCCTCCGCGCACTATGGGGAGTGCACCGAGACTCAAGATAACAGTGGTGGGCGATGGTATGGTTGGCAAAACTTGCCTTCTCTACGTTTACACTAGAAACGAATTCCCCAAAGAATACGTACCAACGGTGTAAGTAAATACTTTAAGTTATTGCTTCGTTTTTAGGTCATTGGGTTAGTTTATAGTCTAGATGTAGTGCGTTAAAATTAGCAGGTTGGTGCGATGACTTCGTTATCTCGTATTACTGTCGATTTCGATATAAGTGGAATTATAGTGTGTTTATTGTTATACTAAGTACGGATTTTCCC from Danaus plexippus chromosome 3 unlocalized genomic scaffold, MEX_DaPlex mxdp_30, whole genome shotgun sequence includes:
- the LOC116779018 gene encoding uncharacterized protein LOC116779018, encoding MASQEIENLDEEVKELLQNYKYKKATIYEPCTHQNYKECLIGLSEELSLLNITYTFNPHTDVENDTLRPEALVLFINSVWTLLHYHKNTIEKVDRLMEHNHILEHNNKQLTFTAGKLKDKLNTEKNESRACVASAQRVSDQSNEMYQKLLDAKNKLKQITKQRETNEKIYQNKITRLKIENEKLLNSQRNKSDSYTSCTDVCDSTLMQLKDRERKQRALIAQLQANNQELLREVLALKEELILEGINSVAIKK